Proteins from a genomic interval of Microbacterium imperiale:
- a CDS encoding ABC-F family ATP-binding cassette domain-containing protein yields MLSLKTPLPARHHAQLIASDVSVMRGATPVLNHVDLTITATSRVAIVGENGRGKSTLLHVLSGALAPDSGVVQRLGTLGIAEQEMPSGDDRTVGQAVAEAIAQPLAALASLNSAAASLSAGVTGAEERYAAALEHAEVLDAWDAERRVQIALEALDAETDPACRLHDLSVGQRYRVRLACLLGADDDFLLLDEPTNHLDRSGLEFLTAQLRSRKGGVVVVTHDRALLSDVAETIVDLDPTPDDRVRVYGNGYAGYREGRRAERERWEQEYERQQTELGRLQDSLSSAQNRLVSGWRPEKGTNKHGRATRAGGLVQSVHRRQEQLEAHAVTVPEPPQVFRFPDLATRTGAVLLSVDEVTVAGRLTRPVTLSLAHRGRLVVTGPNGAGKSTLLSVAAGDLHADTGSVRRPSHVRLAFLHQETALPLDRRASEVYAAYVDTLVAAGTVQASEAVGLSQLGLLRARESGKRIGELSMGQQRRLDLALVLATKPHVLLLDEPSNHLSIALVDELTDALNATQAAVIVSTHDRQLLRDVDGWPSLRLAAPAQRLVSSRARSL; encoded by the coding sequence ATGCTCTCCCTCAAGACCCCTCTACCCGCGCGCCATCACGCGCAGCTCATCGCGTCCGACGTCTCTGTGATGCGCGGAGCCACCCCCGTCCTCAACCACGTTGACCTCACGATCACGGCCACCTCGCGCGTAGCGATCGTGGGCGAGAACGGCCGGGGTAAGTCGACGCTCCTGCACGTCCTCAGCGGCGCTCTTGCCCCGGACAGCGGAGTAGTGCAGCGACTCGGGACGCTCGGCATAGCCGAACAGGAAATGCCGAGCGGCGACGACAGAACTGTGGGCCAGGCGGTCGCGGAAGCGATCGCGCAGCCGCTGGCCGCCCTGGCGTCCCTCAATTCGGCCGCGGCGTCACTCTCGGCGGGCGTCACCGGAGCTGAGGAGCGATATGCCGCCGCTCTGGAGCACGCAGAAGTCCTCGATGCGTGGGACGCCGAACGGCGGGTGCAGATCGCGCTGGAAGCGCTTGACGCCGAAACCGATCCCGCCTGCCGACTGCACGACCTCTCCGTCGGGCAGCGGTACCGGGTGCGCTTGGCGTGCCTGCTCGGCGCCGATGACGATTTTCTGTTGCTCGACGAGCCGACGAACCATCTCGACAGGAGCGGGCTCGAGTTCCTGACCGCGCAACTGCGGTCGCGCAAGGGCGGCGTGGTCGTCGTCACCCACGATCGCGCGCTGCTATCCGACGTCGCGGAGACGATCGTCGACCTCGACCCAACCCCCGACGATCGGGTGCGCGTGTACGGCAACGGCTACGCCGGCTACCGGGAAGGCCGGCGCGCGGAGCGCGAAAGGTGGGAGCAAGAATACGAGCGACAGCAGACCGAGCTCGGGCGACTGCAGGACAGTCTCAGCTCAGCGCAGAACCGTCTCGTCTCGGGCTGGCGGCCAGAGAAGGGAACCAACAAGCACGGACGGGCGACGCGCGCGGGCGGGCTCGTGCAGAGTGTGCACCGCCGGCAGGAACAGCTCGAAGCGCACGCGGTGACCGTCCCCGAGCCGCCGCAAGTGTTCCGCTTCCCGGACCTCGCGACGCGAACCGGAGCGGTGCTGCTGAGTGTGGATGAGGTGACCGTGGCCGGCAGGCTCACGCGCCCGGTGACGCTCTCGCTGGCGCACCGGGGGCGTCTGGTCGTAACCGGACCCAACGGGGCCGGGAAGTCCACTCTATTGAGCGTTGCAGCGGGTGATCTGCACGCGGACACGGGCAGCGTTCGTCGTCCATCGCATGTCCGGCTTGCGTTCCTCCATCAGGAGACCGCGCTGCCGCTGGATCGCCGCGCAAGCGAGGTGTACGCGGCCTACGTCGACACACTCGTGGCGGCCGGCACCGTCCAGGCGAGCGAGGCCGTCGGTCTGTCGCAGCTCGGGCTCCTTCGCGCCCGCGAGTCGGGCAAACGGATAGGTGAGCTGTCGATGGGCCAGCAACGTCGTCTCGACCTGGCCCTGGTGCTCGCCACCAAGCCGCACGTGCTCCTGCTCGACGAACCGAGCAACCACCTCTCGATCGCGCTCGTCGACGAACTGACCGACGCGCTCAACGCCACCCAAGCGGCTGTGATCGTATCCACCCACGACCGCCAGCTTCTCCGCGACGTCGACGGCTGGCCCTCGTTGCGACTGGCAGCACCGGCCCAGAGGCTCGTGAGTTCCAGGGCCAGGTCTTTGTAG
- a CDS encoding beta-glucosidase family protein → MTLDEKLAQLVGFWVDQGDEVVAPMAGEMASSTAYADATVHGLGQLTRVYGTRPVDPVERAAWLWDEQRRLVRETRLGIPALVHEECLTGLAAWQAATFPTPLAWGASFDPELVEEMGALIGASMRELGIHQGLAPVLDVIRDPRWGRVDECIAEDPYVVGVLGTAYVRGLQSTGVHATLKHFVGYSGSQSGRNHAPVHAGPREIADVFLPPFEMAVRDGGVRSVMNSYAEIDGMPVGATPAYLTGILRDAWGFDGTVVSDYFSVAFLHTMHAVARDRGEAAELALEAGIDVELPTGDAFTAPLAERVRAGLVDEAVIDRAVRRVLTQKEELGLLDETFDAPPTDVDLDSPEHRAVARRLAEESVVLLTNDGVLPLAAPRRVAVIGPNADSAEALMGCYSFANHVLAHHPGVPMGFEIPTLAASLSSALPEAEVTVVRGCDAEGDDRSGFAEAEDAARAAEVAIVVVGDRAGLFGRGTVGEGNDVASLELPGVQRELVERLIATGTPVVLVMLTGRPYAIDWALSGDGAAAAVLQAFFPGEEGGSAIAAILTGEVSPSGHLPVSLPRSAGAQPYSYLHPILGGPTEITSADSTPALPFGHGLTYTSFARDGLTVTGSVTAGGSFTARVRVRNTGERAGTDVVQLYARDVHASVTRPVAQLLGFARVDLDAGAEATVAFDVPTARLAFTGREGTRIVEPGAIELWVGPSCAERETEAALEFVGDVHRVTAADRRIVEVAIER, encoded by the coding sequence ATGACCCTCGACGAGAAGCTCGCCCAGCTCGTGGGCTTCTGGGTCGACCAGGGCGACGAGGTCGTCGCGCCCATGGCCGGCGAGATGGCCTCGTCGACCGCGTACGCCGACGCCACCGTCCACGGTCTCGGGCAGCTCACCCGGGTCTACGGCACGCGCCCGGTCGATCCCGTCGAGCGCGCCGCCTGGCTGTGGGACGAGCAGCGCCGACTCGTCCGCGAGACGCGCCTGGGCATCCCCGCGCTCGTGCACGAGGAGTGCCTGACCGGGCTCGCCGCGTGGCAGGCGGCGACCTTCCCCACGCCGCTGGCCTGGGGCGCGTCGTTCGACCCTGAGCTCGTCGAAGAGATGGGCGCCCTCATCGGCGCCTCGATGCGCGAGCTGGGCATCCATCAGGGGCTCGCGCCCGTCCTCGACGTCATCCGCGACCCGCGATGGGGACGCGTCGACGAGTGCATCGCCGAGGACCCGTACGTCGTCGGCGTGCTCGGCACGGCGTACGTCCGCGGGCTGCAGAGCACGGGGGTGCACGCGACGCTCAAGCACTTCGTGGGCTACTCCGGCTCGCAGTCGGGACGCAATCACGCCCCCGTGCACGCGGGGCCGCGCGAGATCGCCGATGTCTTCCTGCCGCCGTTCGAGATGGCGGTGCGCGACGGCGGCGTGCGGTCGGTCATGAACTCGTACGCCGAGATCGACGGGATGCCGGTCGGCGCGACCCCCGCCTACCTCACCGGCATCCTGCGCGATGCGTGGGGGTTCGACGGCACGGTCGTGTCGGACTACTTCTCGGTCGCCTTCCTGCACACGATGCACGCGGTCGCCCGCGACCGCGGCGAGGCGGCAGAGCTCGCCCTCGAGGCCGGCATCGACGTCGAGCTGCCCACCGGCGACGCGTTCACGGCGCCGCTGGCCGAGCGGGTGCGCGCGGGCCTCGTCGACGAGGCCGTGATCGACCGGGCGGTGCGCCGCGTGCTGACGCAGAAGGAGGAGCTCGGTCTGCTCGACGAGACCTTCGACGCACCGCCGACCGACGTCGACCTCGACTCGCCCGAGCACCGCGCGGTCGCACGCCGACTCGCGGAGGAGTCCGTCGTGCTGCTGACCAACGACGGCGTGCTTCCGCTCGCCGCGCCGCGCCGCGTCGCGGTGATCGGTCCGAATGCCGACAGCGCCGAAGCCCTGATGGGCTGCTACTCGTTCGCCAACCACGTGCTGGCTCACCACCCCGGCGTGCCGATGGGCTTCGAGATCCCCACGCTCGCGGCATCCCTCTCGTCGGCCCTTCCCGAAGCCGAGGTCACGGTCGTGCGCGGTTGCGATGCGGAGGGCGACGATCGCAGCGGCTTCGCCGAGGCGGAGGACGCGGCGCGCGCCGCCGAGGTCGCGATCGTCGTCGTCGGTGACCGGGCCGGGCTGTTCGGGCGCGGCACCGTCGGCGAGGGCAACGACGTCGCGTCGCTCGAGCTGCCGGGCGTGCAGCGCGAGCTCGTCGAACGCCTCATCGCCACCGGGACGCCCGTCGTGCTCGTGATGCTGACCGGCCGCCCCTACGCGATCGACTGGGCCCTGTCGGGCGACGGCGCCGCAGCTGCGGTGCTGCAGGCGTTCTTCCCCGGCGAGGAGGGCGGATCCGCGATCGCGGCGATCCTGACCGGCGAGGTCTCGCCGTCGGGGCATCTGCCCGTCTCGCTCCCCCGCTCCGCCGGCGCGCAGCCCTACAGCTACCTGCACCCGATCCTGGGCGGCCCCACCGAGATCACGAGTGCCGACAGCACTCCGGCGCTTCCCTTCGGGCACGGGCTGACCTACACGTCCTTCGCACGCGACGGCCTGACGGTCACGGGCTCAGTGACAGCAGGCGGCTCGTTCACGGCGCGCGTCCGGGTGCGGAACACCGGCGAGCGCGCGGGCACCGACGTCGTGCAGCTCTACGCCCGCGATGTGCACGCTAGTGTCACGCGACCGGTCGCGCAGCTGCTCGGCTTCGCCCGCGTTGACCTGGATGCCGGTGCCGAGGCGACCGTCGCGTTCGATGTGCCCACCGCGCGCCTCGCGTTCACCGGGCGCGAGGGCACCCGGATCGTCGAGCCCGGCGCCATCGAGCTGTGGGTCGGGCCGTCCTGTGCGGAGCGCGAGACCGAGGCGGCGCTCGAGTTCGTCGGCGACGTCCACCGCGTCACCGCCGCCGACCGCCGGATCGTGGAGGTCGCGATCGAACGGTGA
- a CDS encoding carbohydrate ABC transporter permease has protein sequence MTALTSPATRAIVAPAPTGRRGRRKERLPWGSPLVYFVALVTIALMLAPVLYIIIGGFRSNAQITVDPAGWPAPWNIENYLAVLTGSQFWQQVLNSTIAALSTTAGAVVLGLMASYVIARYRFRGRGVLYAVFASGLMFPITVAITPLYIVIRDLGLMNSLAGVILPQIAFALPMTIIILVPFLRAIPDEIQEAAFIDGCGRLSFFWRMVLPLSIPGVITVGILAFIASWNSYLLPLFILNNEATFTLPLGVQAFSSQYSVDTAKVLAFTSLSMLPALAFFSLFERRIVGGLTGAVKG, from the coding sequence ATGACCGCTCTGACCTCCCCCGCCACCCGCGCGATCGTCGCACCCGCACCGACCGGTCGTCGCGGCCGCCGCAAGGAGCGCCTGCCCTGGGGCAGCCCCCTGGTCTACTTCGTCGCCCTCGTGACGATCGCACTCATGCTCGCGCCGGTGCTGTACATCATCATCGGTGGCTTCCGCAGCAACGCGCAGATCACGGTCGACCCCGCCGGCTGGCCGGCACCGTGGAACATCGAGAACTACCTCGCGGTCCTCACCGGGTCGCAGTTCTGGCAGCAGGTGCTCAACTCCACCATCGCCGCCCTCTCGACCACGGCCGGAGCGGTCGTCCTGGGCCTCATGGCCAGCTACGTCATCGCCCGCTACCGGTTCCGCGGACGCGGTGTGCTGTACGCGGTGTTCGCGTCGGGCCTGATGTTCCCCATCACCGTCGCGATCACGCCTCTCTACATCGTCATCCGCGACCTCGGTCTGATGAACTCGCTCGCGGGCGTCATCCTGCCGCAGATCGCGTTCGCACTGCCGATGACCATCATCATCCTGGTGCCGTTCCTGCGCGCCATCCCGGACGAGATCCAAGAGGCGGCGTTCATCGACGGATGCGGCCGGCTGTCGTTCTTCTGGCGGATGGTGCTGCCCCTGTCGATCCCGGGCGTCATCACCGTCGGCATCCTGGCGTTCATCGCGAGCTGGAACAGCTACCTGCTGCCCCTGTTCATCCTCAACAACGAGGCGACGTTCACGCTGCCCCTCGGCGTGCAGGCCTTCTCGTCGCAGTACTCCGTCGACACCGCGAAGGTCCTCGCCTTCACCTCGCTGTCGATGCTCCCCGCCCTGGCGTTCTTCAGCCTGTTCGAGCGCCGCATCGTCGGCGGTCTCACCGGCGCCGTCAAGGGCTGA
- a CDS encoding carbohydrate ABC transporter permease produces the protein MSISETAVADTATGSDLAAREGGGVTTTPPPSRRRRGLGWSGRLEVAVLVGPALVMFVGFVIFPVVMAAYYGFFRWQGYGPPTEFVGLQNYITILTDPTFVEALSHNAVIVIASLVLQGPVAVLLALLLNRRMRGQSLIRVLIFVPYVIAEVVVGTGFGLMLQTQGALNGALEQLGLGALTRDWIADPSIAIWTLMGILTWKYVGFAVILFLAGLQGIPEELYEAAALDGAGYWQTHWRITLPLLAPTLRIWAFLSIIGALQLFDLVYIIWGQYVASTAGTSTMATYMVVNGRNAGSYGYGNAVAVVIFLISLVVAIVYQRYVLRRDTAGAITEGKQER, from the coding sequence ATGTCGATCAGCGAGACAGCCGTGGCGGACACCGCCACCGGTTCGGATCTCGCGGCCCGGGAGGGCGGGGGCGTCACCACGACGCCCCCGCCCTCCCGGCGCCGCCGAGGCCTGGGCTGGTCGGGACGCCTCGAGGTCGCGGTGCTCGTCGGCCCCGCGCTGGTGATGTTCGTCGGGTTCGTCATCTTCCCCGTCGTCATGGCGGCCTACTACGGGTTCTTCCGGTGGCAGGGCTACGGCCCGCCCACCGAATTCGTCGGTCTGCAGAACTACATCACGATCCTCACCGACCCGACCTTCGTCGAGGCGCTCAGCCACAACGCCGTCATCGTGATCGCCTCGCTCGTGCTGCAGGGCCCGGTCGCGGTGCTCCTGGCGCTTCTGCTAAACCGCCGCATGCGCGGTCAGTCGCTGATCCGGGTGCTCATCTTCGTCCCCTACGTCATCGCCGAGGTCGTCGTCGGCACCGGCTTCGGCCTCATGCTGCAGACGCAGGGCGCGCTCAACGGCGCTCTCGAGCAGCTGGGTCTGGGCGCCCTCACCCGCGACTGGATCGCCGACCCGTCCATCGCGATCTGGACCCTCATGGGCATCCTCACGTGGAAGTACGTCGGCTTCGCCGTCATCCTCTTCCTCGCCGGCCTGCAGGGCATCCCCGAGGAGCTCTACGAAGCGGCCGCCCTCGACGGCGCCGGGTACTGGCAGACGCACTGGCGCATCACCCTGCCGCTGCTCGCACCCACCCTGCGCATCTGGGCGTTCCTGTCGATCATCGGCGCGCTGCAGCTGTTCGACCTCGTGTACATCATCTGGGGCCAGTACGTCGCCTCGACGGCCGGCACCTCGACGATGGCCACCTACATGGTCGTCAACGGCCGCAACGCCGGCAGCTACGGATACGGCAACGCCGTCGCCGTCGTGATCTTCCTCATCTCGCTCGTCGTCGCCATCGTGTACCAGCGCTACGTGCTGCGCCGCGACACGGCGGGGGCCATCACCGAAGGGAAGCAGGAACGATGA
- a CDS encoding ABC transporter substrate-binding protein codes for MARMTTVGRKAAVTAGILAVGALALTSCSSGGDGGSADGTVEMTLWQNSTTGPGQEFWKDAIAAFEAENENVKITMQSVQNEDMDGKLQTALNAGDPPDIFLQRGGGKMAAMVQAGQLMDLTDLIGDTAKEEISEGSFKAETYQDKVWAMPLAVLPSGFWYSSDLFTQAGITETPTTIEDLEAAVGQLKDAGIAPIALGAKDAWPAAHWFYNFALRECSAETIEATGDSKDFSDECWLKSAEDLADFAESQPFNEGFLTTSAQQGAGSSAGLIANHQAGMELMGAWNPGVIASLTPDEQPLPDLAWFPFPELSGGAGEPGSIMGGVDGYSCSAKAPKECADFLNFLATSEQQEAYYKAFNAPPVNSVAQGAVEEEYLQDVLAAYNKAPFVSQWLDTVLGQNVGNALNVAVVDLLAGKSSPEQMIQSVSDAAKKG; via the coding sequence ATGGCACGCATGACCACGGTCGGCCGCAAGGCCGCCGTCACGGCGGGGATCCTGGCGGTGGGCGCCCTGGCCCTCACCTCCTGCAGCAGCGGCGGCGACGGCGGCAGCGCCGACGGCACCGTCGAGATGACCCTCTGGCAGAACTCGACGACCGGCCCCGGCCAGGAGTTCTGGAAGGACGCGATCGCGGCGTTCGAGGCCGAGAACGAGAACGTCAAGATCACGATGCAGTCCGTGCAGAACGAGGACATGGACGGCAAGCTCCAGACCGCGCTGAACGCCGGCGACCCGCCCGACATCTTCCTGCAGCGCGGCGGCGGCAAGATGGCGGCGATGGTGCAGGCCGGCCAGCTGATGGATCTCACCGACCTGATCGGCGACACCGCCAAGGAGGAGATCTCCGAGGGATCCTTCAAGGCCGAGACCTACCAGGACAAGGTGTGGGCGATGCCGCTCGCGGTGCTCCCCAGCGGGTTCTGGTACAGCTCCGACCTGTTCACGCAGGCCGGCATCACCGAGACCCCCACGACCATCGAGGACCTCGAGGCCGCGGTCGGTCAGCTCAAGGACGCGGGCATCGCCCCCATCGCGCTCGGCGCGAAGGATGCCTGGCCCGCGGCGCACTGGTTCTACAACTTCGCGCTGCGCGAGTGCAGCGCCGAGACCATCGAGGCGACCGGCGACTCGAAGGACTTCAGCGACGAGTGCTGGCTGAAGTCCGCCGAAGACCTCGCCGACTTCGCCGAGTCGCAGCCGTTCAACGAGGGCTTCCTCACCACCTCGGCGCAGCAGGGTGCCGGCAGCAGCGCCGGCCTCATCGCCAACCACCAGGCGGGCATGGAGCTCATGGGCGCCTGGAACCCGGGTGTCATCGCGTCGCTGACGCCCGACGAGCAGCCGCTGCCCGACCTCGCCTGGTTCCCGTTCCCCGAGCTGTCGGGCGGTGCGGGTGAGCCCGGTTCGATCATGGGCGGCGTCGACGGCTACTCCTGCTCGGCGAAGGCCCCGAAGGAGTGCGCCGACTTCCTCAACTTCCTCGCCACCTCCGAGCAGCAGGAGGCGTACTACAAGGCGTTCAACGCGCCGCCGGTGAACTCGGTCGCTCAGGGCGCCGTCGAGGAGGAGTACCTGCAGGACGTCCTCGCGGCCTACAACAAGGCGCCGTTCGTGTCGCAGTGGCTCGACACCGTGCTGGGCCAGAACGTCGGCAACGCGCTGAACGTCGCGGTGGTCGACCTGCTCGCGGGCAAGAGCTCGCCCGAGCAGATGATCCAGTCGGTCTCCGACGCCGCGAAGAAGGGCTGA
- a CDS encoding LacI family DNA-binding transcriptional regulator, translating to MTRNRPTIHDVAARAGVSVSTVSKAVNGRYGVATATVDVVMAAVADLGYESSLIASSMRSRSTGVIGVLVADFEPFSAEILKGVGDALRDTSYDLLAYSGSRGDEEGWERRSLSRLSGTLIDGAIMVTPTVVKAGADVPLVAIDPHTGPADVPTVESDSYGGAREATAYLVALGHTRIGYIAGRADLRSSIARDAGYRRALADAGIPFDPRFVGAGRYREATVREVAIDMLSAPDRPTAVFAANDVSAIAIAQVAAELGLAVPGDLSIVGFDDIPEATRLPTALTTVRQPMGRLGAAAVELLLTLMRGETPATTHVRLPTKLVLRQTTAPPRPGSEAARA from the coding sequence ATGACGCGGAACCGGCCGACCATCCACGACGTCGCCGCGCGCGCCGGCGTCTCGGTCTCGACCGTGTCGAAAGCGGTGAACGGGCGATACGGCGTCGCGACCGCGACCGTGGACGTCGTCATGGCCGCCGTCGCAGACCTCGGCTACGAGTCGAGTCTCATCGCGAGCAGCATGCGGTCGCGCTCGACCGGGGTCATCGGCGTTCTCGTCGCCGACTTCGAGCCGTTCAGCGCCGAGATCCTCAAGGGCGTCGGCGATGCGCTGCGCGACACCAGCTACGACCTGCTCGCGTATTCCGGCTCGCGGGGAGACGAGGAGGGGTGGGAGCGCCGGTCGCTGTCTCGCCTGAGCGGCACACTCATCGACGGCGCCATCATGGTGACCCCGACGGTCGTGAAGGCCGGTGCCGACGTCCCGCTCGTCGCGATCGACCCGCATACGGGGCCCGCGGACGTCCCGACCGTCGAGAGCGACAGCTACGGCGGCGCGCGCGAGGCGACCGCCTATCTCGTCGCGCTCGGGCACACGCGCATCGGCTACATCGCCGGTCGGGCCGATCTGCGCTCATCGATCGCGCGGGATGCCGGCTACCGCCGGGCCCTCGCCGATGCCGGCATCCCGTTCGATCCGAGGTTCGTCGGTGCCGGCCGCTATCGCGAGGCGACCGTGCGCGAGGTCGCGATCGACATGCTCTCGGCGCCGGATCGTCCGACGGCCGTGTTCGCGGCGAACGACGTGTCGGCGATCGCCATCGCGCAGGTCGCGGCGGAGCTCGGCCTCGCGGTTCCGGGCGACCTGTCGATCGTCGGATTCGACGACATCCCCGAGGCCACCCGGTTGCCGACCGCTCTGACCACGGTGCGCCAGCCGATGGGCCGCCTCGGCGCCGCCGCCGTCGAGCTGCTGCTGACGCTCATGCGGGGTGAGACGCCCGCGACGACCCACGTTCGGCTGCCGACCAAGCTCGTCCTGCGGCAGACGACCGCGCCGCCGCGTCCCGGGTCCGAGGCGGCACGGGCCTAG